In Clostridium sporogenes, one genomic interval encodes:
- a CDS encoding SAF domain-containing protein has protein sequence MKKILKFGVIGILFLFVLFYTILKNVSGTTKVIVLKNDINKGKIITEQDVETKEISNKNVLPDIVLNQKDIVGKSLKVDRLQNDFIPKKIIGDTAIKLKSNEVLLTIFMPREDAKLISTGDEIALALIENNSNEHPQIIKDLIITSIEELPKKENDDNANNKVLVAFKTIDTNASKIVPYLKQDQYKPIILPQKNSTKEKNMSNANTK, from the coding sequence ATGAAAAAGATATTAAAATTCGGTGTAATTGGTATTCTTTTTTTATTTGTATTATTTTATACAATACTTAAAAATGTTAGCGGTACTACTAAAGTAATTGTGCTAAAAAATGATATTAATAAAGGCAAAATAATTACAGAACAGGATGTGGAAACAAAAGAAATATCTAATAAAAATGTATTGCCTGATATAGTATTAAATCAAAAAGATATCGTCGGTAAATCATTAAAAGTTGATAGATTGCAAAATGATTTTATACCAAAAAAAATAATTGGAGATACTGCAATTAAATTAAAATCTAATGAAGTGCTGCTTACAATTTTTATGCCTCGTGAAGATGCTAAGTTAATTAGTACAGGTGATGAAATAGCATTAGCATTAATAGAAAATAATTCTAATGAACACCCTCAAATAATAAAGGACTTAATTATAACAAGTATAGAAGAATTACCAAAAAAAGAAAATGATGATAATGCCAATAATAAGGTATTAGTTGCATTTAAGACAATAGACACAAATGCTTCTAAAATTGTACCTTATTTAAAACAAGATCAATATAAACCTATAATTTTACCTCAAAAAAATTCTACAAAAGAAAAAAATATGTCAAATGCAAATACTAAATAG
- a CDS encoding NlpC/P60 family protein — MKKKILKYIKKKARRLLIILMPFILLLIFCCAIIDFFYFTFPEESSKDIKQKELKVYCQQIVEKCNKSNTIVNDKNVHKLSDSLKRDEELQLKWNDVYAIAVFYNSSTDKEINKKLLDDIAKELAPKFEYKTFEKTITTVKEIDERNKDGILTGRKIKVTDTKKENEILLTEADSPYGHYKYTYEKVTEKNVENGEESTLVYYRNTSNELIGEEYERFDKYLSKLFKHKNLSKSVMEIEREEVFMLSEGILNEEENVDWLLDGNSSMQFTFDSLGGVDIPPELMKVLMKYCQEYKMPPWLICGFIYRESSFNPNCVTVAYGSGKWSNLTIAEVKNNYSLQATCAVGLMQTTEWDRKAKALHISNPRNALSSIDAQIHLGMQELYEKIKEFSHVDTKKDRIDWAGKGWEEKIWRGCQAYNGGTSRSYAYSEYLRRPDKTGVFDMADKYKGSMIVSSNNSGGSSIGNKVVSICRQQLNKPYVWGATGPSCFDCSGLMLYCYNTCGISLPRTSEEQFRAGKSISKSSLQPGDLVFFRSTGTNTAPGHVGMYVGGGNYIHAPGRNKVVKIAKLATRGDYVGARRYTK, encoded by the coding sequence ATGAAAAAAAAGATATTAAAGTATATAAAGAAAAAAGCTAGAAGATTGTTAATTATATTAATGCCATTTATTTTACTCTTAATATTTTGCTGCGCAATTATAGATTTCTTCTACTTTACTTTTCCTGAAGAATCTTCAAAAGATATTAAACAAAAAGAGCTAAAAGTATACTGTCAACAAATAGTAGAAAAATGCAATAAAAGTAATACAATAGTTAATGATAAGAATGTTCATAAACTAAGTGATTCTTTAAAAAGAGATGAAGAGTTACAATTAAAATGGAATGATGTTTATGCTATAGCAGTATTCTATAATTCTAGTACAGATAAGGAAATCAATAAAAAATTATTAGATGATATCGCAAAAGAATTAGCACCTAAATTTGAATATAAAACTTTTGAAAAAACTATAACTACTGTAAAGGAAATAGATGAAAGAAACAAAGATGGTATTTTAACTGGTAGAAAAATTAAAGTTACTGATACTAAAAAAGAAAACGAAATATTGTTAACCGAAGCTGATAGTCCTTATGGACATTATAAGTACACCTATGAAAAGGTAACAGAAAAAAATGTAGAAAACGGTGAAGAATCGACTTTAGTGTATTATAGAAATACAAGTAATGAATTAATAGGTGAAGAATATGAAAGATTTGATAAATATTTAAGTAAATTATTTAAACATAAAAATTTAAGTAAATCCGTTATGGAAATAGAGAGAGAAGAAGTATTTATGTTATCTGAAGGTATATTAAATGAAGAAGAGAATGTGGATTGGTTATTGGATGGCAATTCTTCCATGCAGTTTACATTTGATTCATTAGGTGGCGTAGATATTCCTCCTGAATTAATGAAGGTATTGATGAAATATTGTCAGGAATATAAGATGCCTCCTTGGTTAATATGTGGATTTATATATAGGGAAAGTTCATTTAATCCTAACTGTGTTACAGTTGCATATGGTTCTGGTAAATGGAGTAATTTAACTATAGCCGAAGTAAAAAATAATTATAGCTTACAAGCTACTTGTGCTGTAGGATTAATGCAAACAACTGAATGGGATAGAAAAGCTAAAGCTTTACACATCTCCAATCCTCGAAATGCACTATCAAGTATAGATGCTCAAATACATTTAGGTATGCAAGAACTATATGAAAAAATAAAAGAATTTTCTCATGTAGATACTAAAAAAGACAGAATAGATTGGGCCGGTAAAGGATGGGAAGAAAAGATTTGGAGAGGTTGTCAAGCATATAATGGTGGCACAAGCCGTTCTTATGCTTATAGTGAATATTTAAGAAGGCCCGACAAAACAGGTGTATTCGATATGGCTGACAAATATAAAGGTTCCATGATTGTTTCTTCTAACAATAGCGGCGGATCATCTATAGGTAATAAAGTAGTTAGTATTTGTAGGCAGCAATTAAATAAACCTTATGTATGGGGTGCTACAGGTCCAAGTTGTTTTGATTGTTCTGGTTTAATGTTATATTGTTATAACACTTGTGGTATTTCATTACCAAGAACATCAGAAGAACAATTTAGAGCAGGTAAATCTATTTCTAAGTCCTCTTTACAGCCAGGTGATTTAGTATTCTTTAGAAGCACCGGTACTAATACAGCCCCAGGTCACGTTGGCATGTATGTAGGTGGTGGAAATTATATTCATGCCCCAGGACGAAATAAAGTCGTAAAAATAGCAAAATTAGCTACCAGAGGAGACTACGTAGGGGCTAGAAGATATACAAAATAA